In Toxoplasma gondii ME49 chromosome V, whole genome shotgun sequence, the DNA window tgccgACGCTCGAGGGCGTCCGCCGGGGAGCGGTGCCCCGAACTTCGGCTGATGGAGGATACTTTTTCTGCTGGCGAGgccttgtctgtctccgatCCGAAGGCCGCTTTGCCCACCTCCCCAGTTGCCTCGGGAGCTCCGAGCTCGGTCCCCTCTGCCCGCTGGAGACGGCCGATGGCCTTCGCGAGAGGCGGCACGACGGTGGATTTGTTTTCAAGCCTGCAAATCCGCATAGAGGGTCGAGCACTCCTAGGCTTGCGCGCGGAAATACCTCGGGGATTCGCCCTGCCCCGCGCGCCTTTCCGGACGAGCTTCAAGAGCCGCGGACCCTTCTCCGGGGCCTTCAATATCGCAGCCGAAGTCCGTGTGCCCGCGGAAAGTCCTGAAAGCCCCCGCCGAGCAGAGGGCGGGGCTTGCCGTCTCCTCAAGGCCTCCTCAGACGCGGTGCGTTTGACGTTCCGACCTACGCGTCGCAGTGACCACGGGGAGATGCTCTGAATGGAGAGCCGCAGAGTCCCCCTGCCGCCGGCGGCCTCCATGCAAGCTTGGAGGGATTCGTCGCGAGAGGCCAGGGGCTGAGAGCCGCCACTCGACCCCAGCGAACTCCGTGCACTTCCGGTCAGATTGCCAGGCGAGACTTTCGCTTCACAGGCGGCTGGCCCAGACGcgtcggagacaggagcgagGGTGACGGGGCGTTTGGGAAGTCCGGTTCTCTTACCCTGTCCGCGGCAGGAGACGGTCGGCCGGGTCAGGCGTCGCTTGAGGCCGTCAGTGATGGATGCATTCTCGGATCGGTCCTCGGATTCAGAGGCTTCGCCTTCATGCGAGGCTTTCTCGCTGCGCTTGCCTTTGTGGCCTCGACGCAGTTGCCTGCTCTGGAGTCCTTTTCCCTTGAAAGTCTCTTCCATCTCCTCCGATGATGCAAACCTTTCGTGTCTGTCCCGTCTCGAGATTCGCACCTGGCGACGGGGTCGCGTGCGAGACTGGCTGTGCGACGAAGACCTCGAGCGAGTATTTCCGTTGTCCTCCTCCTCGGAAGTCCACGAGcactctgtttcttctctgcgaagTCCCACAGATTTTGGAGTTCTTCCATCGGCTTGGtctcccccttctttctccccttgcCCCCTCTCGCTGTTCTGGGCCTGGGCGGCCGCTGCCTGTCTGGCGCGGGACCTCTTGGCTAGCCCATCCCGCCGTTCCTTCGcagcgactgcatgcgctttggCGATGGCCTGGAGCGAAGGCACTGCCTGCAGAGCCGCGTTCTTCAGTTCGTGGAgcatttgcttctcttctttggagactcgagagagcAGCATGCGCTGAGTGTTCGCTGCTCGCCTCGCAGTGTGCGTCCCGCACCCAGGCCCTACGCGAGGTCCGGTAAGCGAGGCCGCGAGCGaagggaagagcgaggagaaggaggactCCCGGGCAAGAGATCCGCGTCTGCCCAGACGCGAGTCGCCGTGGAAAAGCGACGGTTCCAGAGAGGTCCGAGAAGGCAGACCCAGAGACAGCCGTTGAGACCGCAGACGCTGCTCgtgagaagaaggcgggaTCGGGGGCgcggcggagacacctcGACCTGAAGGCCCCGACGAAACTGTTCGGAGGGCCTCACCTCTGGGGGCTTTCCCTGTTTCACTGGCTTCGTCAGTCGATGTTCCAGATGTCTCGACAGTGGAGTTCTGTTCTGATGACGCTTTCTGCAAGAGTTCAGGCCGGacgtcgtctttcttttcgacGTCATCGAAGGTGGAGGCATGGCCACTAGCGTTTAGCTGTGCGCGGCACTCTTCGAGGGCCTTCCTCTGGAGAAGGCTTCGTCGGCGTTCGGTCTCGAGACTTCGTCTGGCCATGTGGAGTTCAATGCGAAGagcctctttctgtcgctccGCCTCCTCGATCTCCTTTTTCGCCACCGCGTTCCGCTCCTCCAGATCAGacagtttctttctccaaaTCGCTATGGATCGCGCGCTAAACCTAGATGCCAATGGCGGCGCGAGACCcggcgaagaagctgaggagCCAAGCGAGTGGACAGAAGCGAGGTCTGAGTCTCGAGAAGCTCCTGGGGGGCTTGACGCCCCTGAGACGCCTTGGAGAAGACCGGAATGGGGTGTGGCGTGAGGCTCGGAAGAcagggaaggcgacggagagacgaagcttCGACGGGAGTTTGATCGGAGGAGAAGTCGTGCCGTTTTCAGTTCATGTTGAAGTTTCTGAATCGTCGCTCGTGTCTCGGATTGGGTGGTGTGAGCAGCCTCCTCAAGTTCTTTCACGTGCCTCCGGAGGCGGACGCATTCGCTTTCCATCTGTTTGAAAGCGGGAGACTCAAAGTCCCGAAGGAAAGATGTCACTTTCcccttctgctcctccgcAGCCTTGAGCGCATGTCGGTACCGCTGGACCTCGGCGTCGGCCTGTCGGTACACCTGGTCGAGTTCCCTCTCGAGctgatgcatgcgtttcgcgAGACATGCGCGCGCTTGCTGCGACGGAACATGGGTCGGAtctgcttcgttttcgagttcgaaggagacagacacttTCGGTCGGCAGAGATCCATCCCAGCACTCCACGCCCGGTGAAATCCCTCGTTGTAAAAGTCCATTTGCCAAGGAGTTAAAGGAGCAAGTTTCCCCTCAGCTCTGTTCAGCGCCAGCCAGACAgtgcctcgcctctctgctccgcCTTTCGCAAGCAAAGCCTTCAGAGGCACCGTGACGTAGTAAGCGACAGTCCCGGTGTTGAGATGCTTCTGTCGCGTCGCCTGCGGCAGGACCGACGCCGACGCAGCGAGGCGAGGAGTTCCACCTTGAGCTGCAACTTCGAGAGGCGACTCGTCCGACTCGGGTGCAGTCGCAAGAGTCTCTCGACTCACGGCAGACAGTGGAGGGGCAGGCTGTCCACACTGGGGAGAAAGTCCACTTGCCTTGGACGTGTGACAGAAAACCACAATGCGAATGAGAGTCGTAAAGAAATGTTTCGactcctcttttttttcatCTTTCCTGTCTAAAAAGCTCTTCCGCCGAACGTTTCTGCCGCCGAGTCGGTCATGAATCGACTCCACCTGGCTTTTCGAtacttctcttctccccactCGCTGCTCTCCTTGCCTCCCTGTGGAGTCGCCGTCCTCGGTCGTCCCTggccgagagaagaatccgcgacgaagaggcagagaaaccgaaaaagggaactggagagacgaTGCCTCGaacgtctgcatgcacggcagCGTGCAGATCGCCATTCGCTGGAACTTTCCCTCCAGCTGCGTCGGCAAATTCACTGTCAGACGTACCTCGGGGGGCAAAGACTCTTCCCCCAGCAAAGAGGCACTCCGGGGGAGGCGCTGGGTGGGGCCAGCCGCTCGAAGCGAAGCGAGTTGGTTCTTCTCAGCCGCAATTGCATGCGGTGTTTCTTCTGATTCGCCAGGGATATTTTCGGAAGTGACTGTTTCCTCGCCTACTGGCGTTTCGCCTTGGAGCTGTGCCGCAACTGGGCACTCAGGTCGCGATTCcgaggacagagaacgaCGTCTATCTGAGCCGGGCGTCTCCGTTATGCCCCGAGGAGGATCGACCTCGTGAGACGGTCCTCGATTCGGAATCGACGCGCGCAGATCTAAGACGAGAGGCTCCGGCGTCGAAGGCGATCGTGGCTTGTCCCCCTGTGGAAAGGCTTCTGGACGTTCTAGACGATGAAACGAGATGAAGAGCGAGCTGTCGCCTCCATCGCGCGAAGGCTGCGTGCGTTCCCCCAAAGCGAACTCACCCTCGgatgtctcctcgcttccggCTTCTCGAAGGCTGAGGCCGACGCCCGGCTCTGAGCTGGAGCAGGCCGAGGCGTCGACTTCATGtaggagaggcgaggactctgacggcgaagcagagaggagagaggctgtatctgacggagaagaaggcagaaactGGAAACGGGGAGAGTCGCAAGACGCGTGGAGCTCAGGTGGGCTGTCGTTGTCTTCTACATGTACTCTGAGGTCTTCATAGGCACCGTGTCTCGTCTCCGAGTTGACAGTTtcgaaaagagaagaaggcgtcgaACTCGAACGAGATGAAGCACAGGTCTGTTTGTCGCCACTTGCGAATCGGAGATCTGCGTCGGTGACTCCACTTTTCGCCGGATACACTTCGCCGTCCCTGAAGGCAGAAGTCAAAGGCGACTTCGCCTCCACCTCCCTCGTAGCAGGTTGTGTGTCTTCCGTGGTTTCGTCCATCCTTtcaagaaacgcagaaacgctTGCTAGCGAGCTCGGAAAAGCGTCGCGTCAAACGGGCAAAACGCGAGACGAACTGCGCAGCCACCCTtgcgaggaagcgacaaaCAGAGGGGGAAGCCGAAGGGGAACCGTGATCACTGAATCGAGTAAAGTGACGGACCAGTGAAAGCGAAGTTACGTTTGCTTCCTGTGGTTCACTCGAACAGGGGGATATCTACAGACACACAAGAtaggaaaggggagaaacagcagagaagcgtgGTGTCAAGGATCCTCGCCGCTTTCTTTCAGTAGGCGTCTTTGCGCAAGTCTGGCTTGTCTCGAAAGGAAATGcacagagaaaccgaggcTCCGCAGACAAGAGGAAGGTTGCAGAAAATAACAACGACGTTCCTTCGAAGGCCGACAAGCCCGAGCTGCGATTCGCCTGAGTCTCGTTCAAAGTGAAAAAGGGAGCGGTAATCCCTAGTCTTGCTTTGGAGAGAAGATGAAACTTATGAAACGCTTTGCAGAGCCTTCGTTCTTGTCTTTAAAGAACCAGAAAATCAGtcggcgaagagaagcgctGGCCGCAAAGACACCTTTCTGCAGAGGCACCGGATTTAAAAAGAACAGCAGCCGAGAGCCGGCAGTGCAAAAGAGCTGGGAGACTTGCGATGTGAGAAATATGTCCTTCTTGAAGTTCTAAAgttcgagagacgcgagggaCCTCAACACAAATCACCGGGACTCAACTAAGAAACTGGGAGCGCGTCGGCGGAGGCGGGGTTGTGTCTTGCCAAGCCGCTTTTTAGGTTGGCTGCAAGTTCCGCAGAAGATGTTtagagcgagaaggcgcatgCAATAATTCCTTTGAAAAAGCTTTTTCTCCAATTTCACGCAGGAAAAAACTCGACGCAGGGAGTTGATTGCGGGAACCGGCGGTGTGTCGAGACGTCTTACGGGGTGTCAAATAAAAGCAGCCAAGACAGGTCGCGAGCTGAGGGGGAAAgacgaaagtgaagaagaaggtggcTGTGGTGTCAGCCGAAAAGAGTTGAAGCCCGCAGATGAGTTtcttcgaggagagaaagaaagacaaagccaagagaaagaaccTGAAGAAGAGATTTGAATCATCGCAGATCGCGAACTCCACCCGCCACCCCTTGCAAGACACCGTCTCGCACTATGGAGGCGACAGGACagagctcttcttctctttggtGGATTTCTTGCGGATGTTCGCTTTTCTCAGAAGACGGAAGCAGCTTCCCATTTgtcagagaaaggacaaaAGTTTGTCTTCGACCGTAGGatggaaagcagagaaacgggcTCTTCTGTCAAATAGGAAGGAGTTCTGCGCGTACACGAACGTACACGGTCGGCAAAACGCAATTTCCGTCTGATAAAGACGTTCGGACTCTAAGCTGCGACCTTTAACATTACCACCGGATGGGTTTGTGGGGGAAACGAAACAATTCTTCTTGAGTTCGGTAACGGTGAGCGCTAATTTCGAGGAATGCGGTGTCAGCAGACATCGTGAATGTGCAAATGGTCCGCGATTCAAAACTCCCTCAAATCGAATTTTACACACGTTAGCACCAGTTCGCTTTCCAGCTCGTTTCGGTGGGTGTTCGCTTCCTGTTTTTAGTTCACCGTGTCTTTTCcactttcgtttctctttccaggTAGACAGAGCAGCTGCGCTTTGACGAATGCAGTCTTACGCGTTTACCGCAAGcagggaggggaagaagctgCTCGTTGTGGACCAGAGGATGGCGTTCTACACTATTTACGAGAGTCTCTCGCTATCCTCGGGTATAGCACACCAATTCCAACATCTCTGTCGTGTAAATTAAATAACGCGACTTCAAAGTTGTCTAGACTGTttgaagaagcaaacagacCATCGGAAAGTGTTTCAACATCTTACGCGTACCAGCTTTGGGTTTACGAAGGCAGTGGGATTCAACGCAGGCAAATCCACAGATATGCGATTGTGCGGTTGATTCAGGCTACGCGCGGTCTTTAGTTCTTTCGAGAGAGCATACGTACTCTCAGATCCGTTTTCGTGTCAGCATCTCATCGCGGCAGTTCCAGCCAGAGCTGCGTTTTGTAAAGGTCGTTAAAGGTGTATCGACCAccgaaacagaagaacaaATTTAAAATGTACCAATGAGAGCAACCAGCTGTTTCAAGAAACGCCCGGGAAAAGGAATTTGCCGTGGTAgaaactgcgaaacgcaaacaCAAC includes these proteins:
- a CDS encoding hypothetical protein (encoded by transcript TGME49_285650) produces the protein MDETTEDTQPATREVEAKSPLTSAFRDGEVYPAKSGVTDADLRFASGDKQTCASSRSSSTPSSLFETVNSETRHGAYEDLRVHVEDNDSPPELHASCDSPRFQFLPSSPSDTASLLSASPSESSPLLHEVDASACSSSEPGVGLSLREAGSEETSEGEFALGERTQPSRDGGDSSLFISFHRLERPEAFPQGDKPRSPSTPEPLVLDLRASIPNRGPSHEVDPPRGITETPGSDRRRSLSSESRPECPVAAQLQGETPVGEETVTSENIPGESEETPHAIAAEKNQLASLRAAGPTQRLPRSASLLGEESLPPEVRLTVNLPTQLEGKFQRMAICTLPCMQTFEASSLQFPFSVSLPLRRGFFSRPGTTEDGDSTGRQGEQRVGRREVSKSQVESIHDRLGGRNVRRKSFLDRKDEKKEESKHFFTTLIRIVVFCHTSKASGLSPQCGQPAPPLSAVSRETLATAPESDESPLEVAAQGGTPRLAASASVLPQATRQKHLNTGTVAYYVTVPLKALLAKGGAERRGTVWLALNRAEGKLAPLTPWQMDFYNEGFHRAWSAGMDLCRPKVSVSFELENEADPTHVPSQQARACLAKRMHQLERELDQVYRQADAEVQRYRHALKAAEEQKGKVTSFLRDFESPAFKQMESECVRLRRHVKELEEAAHTTQSETRATIQKLQHELKTARLLLRSNSRRSFVSPSPSLSSEPHATPHSGLLQGVSGASSPPGASRDSDLASVHSLGSSASSPGLAPPLASRFSARSIAIWRKKLSDLEERNAVAKKEIEEAERQKEALRIELHMARRSLETERRRSLLQRKALEECRAQLNASGHASTFDDVEKKDDVRPELLQKASSEQNSTVETSGTSTDEASETGKAPRGEALRTVSSGPSGRGVSAAPPIPPSSHEQRLRSQRLSLGLPSRTSLEPSLFHGDSRLGRRGSLARESSFSSLFPSLAASLTGPRVGPGCGTHTARRAANTQRMLLSRVSKEEKQMLHELKNAALQAVPSLQAIAKAHAVAAKERRDGLAKRSRARQAAAAQAQNSERGQGEKEGGDQADGRTPKSVGLRREETECSWTSEEEDNGNTRSRSSSHSQSRTRPRRQVRISRRDRHERFASSEEMEETFKGKGLQSRQLRRGHKGKRSEKASHEGEASESEDRSENASITDGLKRRLTRPTVSCRGQGKRTGLPKRPVTLAPVSDASGPAACEAKVSPGNLTGSARSSLGSSGGSQPLASRDESLQACMEAAGGRGTLRLSIQSISPWSLRRVGRNVKRTASEEALRRRQAPPSARRGLSGLSAGTRTSAAILKAPEKGPRLLKLVRKGARGRANPRGISARKPRSARPSMRICRLENKSTVVPPLAKAIGRLQRAEGTELGAPEATGEVGKAAFGSETDKASPAEKVSSISRSSGHRSPADALERRQETGVVTGEEKTTVAAVSTRRLGKKAKTPSGSEDETQRQQRGRRARDENPASPGLEDIAQAAATPASDSNDKGKGKANVFPEGLMHSLVNPRFTTHASMIGSRSAADGFKVTPLSPALDSWSPISDGLEERGDADLFAPFHQGASSLSATALETHRPLPPSLLGLQTCVGRADSRPDARSTEQQGSTRRLASVLFEETSLRDTSSVSEELRTFLEATRALEEEIPIPGDGADSSPSSSSSRPSLRWSSLGFQEEACTLEKHSRSHSEAEDNGGLMASDECSLPRQSGETDGGSTASFETNAQSAEGEGRRDQNLHNSSQGSSMQRHSGTQTVAGAALQRIALRVRAEEAASRERERKAKEKQSPTQVSAPVSSTIASSASHTAGVPMPKPRSGFEAHPLAGGSNCFAAKAASALSQPLPASRVPVASLGDQQTRVQGLPRQQTSALDAARTRASPQFSQGVDGEGRASEAPRSVLCVGPAQGVSAGGVRESVDNRRNLERISHGFQVGNPLIGSVSLAPPPRYLSIGRDCVVPGAESSLLTHGLAPPRTTLRQPSGATLPLRAFAPAVSPLSGVSVAVRQTDRASSPPLTRPGYPLHAPPERASLQAGCVGTAGRLGGLGTRFAAVQASPALAPAAPVASVSAFPPVSVSLSGGLGSGRFGYDCMRDTASSPPPLSAEESFPPLVPISLPPRTLQPKQLSAVVGTHRRPLEKSEGRATAPWRVWGARPAETEKQRGVFTDAVPARQTVASRSSGASVAESGRTGPTETERTQAGEGTQGRELPSWVSPPCLVKNHLFAERDNGLSSVSGMVYAPTGNSQGSNDEREAKKTRQTNEIRGYS